Proteins from one Camelina sativa cultivar DH55 chromosome 8, Cs, whole genome shotgun sequence genomic window:
- the LOC104705339 gene encoding plant UBX domain-containing protein 9 — MVSPTRDSIQSYMSITGASESLAIQRLEEHGNNLPEAINGHFRDVERSIYDDSSLDNRPDYNVVEGNNHVRGSESRPVNESRPVPGALPSILSAARAFRPSLLLDPNYRRNLFRQLSGSALSGSPSPSSQTGEITGFPAHSTWGNDQARPPGLGQVGDGYARHSPTYGSQVHGGTHMDGESPVYSNDAEEEMIRAAIEASKKDFQEGRHNTRYSLDNDPSSVLSPIEVINREDEDIARAISMSLEMEEHESAFRDQLAEFTPQSVEHHDPCQSNTNESSRYQPGSSSVQDTREDMKQKQPINTSSQHRHDHQNVEASYPEEWGGIPSKELQEAIMLEKALFSGVAKENTSYNNQPGIHKESQSPDKKVVEEESERSSTTMKPVLPIEPSAENEDAITLLVRMPDSSRHGRRFLKSDKLKYLFDFIDAAGLVKPGTYRVVRPYPRRAFSLQDGALTFEELSLTNKQEALFLELLV, encoded by the exons ATGGTGAGTCCGACGAGAGACTCCATCCAGTCTTATATGAGCATCACTGGTGCCTCCGAGTCCCTCGCGATTCAGAGACTtgag GAACATGGCAATAATCTCCCTGAAGCCATCAATGGCCACTTTAGAGATGTGGAAAGAAGCAT TTACGATGATTCAAGCTTAGACAATCGTCCAGACTACAACGTTGTGGAAGGTAACAATCACGTTCGTGGTAGCGAGTCCAGACCAGTCAACGAGTCTAGGCCAGTCCCAGGCGCACTTCCATCTATCCTCTCTGCTGCTCGGGCTTTCAGACCCTCTTTGCTTCTAGATCCCAATTACAGACGAAATCTCTTTAGGCAGCTCAGTGGCTCTGCTCTCTCTGGAAGTCCTTCTCCATCATCTCAAACGGGAGAAATCACAGGGTTCCCTGCTCACTCTACCTGGGGAAATGATCAGGCTCGTCCTCCTGGACTTGGACAGGTTGGAGACGGTTATGCTAGACATTCACCAACCTACGGATCCCAGGTCCATGGTGGGACACATATGGATGGTGAATCACCCGTTTATAGCAACgatgcagaagaagaaatgatcagAGCTGCCATTGAGGCCTCGAAGAAGGACTTTCAAGAGGGTCGTCACAACACAAGATATAGTTTAGACAAT GATCCATCTAGCGTTTTATCTCCAATAGAGGTTATTAACCGGGAAGATGAGGACATTGCCCGTGCAATTTCGATGTCCTTAGAG ATGGAAGAGCATGAGAGTGCGTTCCGAGACCAACTAGCTGAATTTACGCCTCAGTCCGTGGAGCATCACGATCCTTGTCAATCTAATACAAATGAAAGTAGCAGATATCAG CCTGGGAGCTCTTCAGTGCAAGACACGCGTGAAGACATGAAACAAAAGCAACCAATTAATACCAGCTCTCAGCACAGACATGATCACCAGAATGTTGAAGCTTCTTATCCTGAAGAG TGGGGTGGCATTCCGTCAAAAGAGCTACAAGAGGCAATAATGCTGGAAAAGGCACTCTTTAGTGGAGTAGCTAAAGAAAATACTTCATATAATAATCAACCTGGAATTCACAAGGAGTCACAATCTCCCGATAAGAAGGTCGTTGAAGAG GAATCTGAGAGATCTTCCACTACAATGAAGCCAGTGCTTCCCATCGAACCATCAGCTGAAAATGAAGATGCCATCACTCTACTCGTTAGAATGCCAGATAGCAGCCGTCATGGTCGTCGCTTTCTCAAATCAGACAAGCTTAAG TACCTTTTTGACTTCATAGATGCTGCTGGATTAGTCAAACCTGGCACATATAGAGTG GTTAGACCTTATCCTCGACGTGCTTTCAGCCTTCAAGACGGTGCCTTAACTTTTGAGGAACTCAGTCTCACCAACAAACAAGAAGCGTTGTTTCTGGAACTATTGGTGTAA